A single window of Cottoperca gobio chromosome 9, fCotGob3.1, whole genome shotgun sequence DNA harbors:
- the lsm1 gene encoding U6 snRNA-associated Sm-like protein LSm1: MNYVPGTASLIDDIDKKHLVLLRDGRTLIGYLRSIDQFANLVFHQTVERIHVGKKFGDIPRGIFIVRGENVVLLGEIDMEKPCDTVLQQVSIEEILEEQRLQQQSKQETEKVKMLALKDRGLSIPKADNLDEY; encoded by the exons ATGAACTACGTACCAGGGACGGCCAGCCTCATTGACGACATCGACA AGAAGCACCTGGTGCTGCTCCGAGATGGCAGAACACTGATTGGTTACCTCCGAAGCATTGATCAGTTTG ccaATTTAGTTTTTCATCAGACAGTAGAGCGCATCCACGTGGGGAAGAAATTTGGTGACATCCCCAGAGGAATATTCATtgtgagaggagagaatgtggtACTTCTTGGAGAGATA GATATGGAAAAGCCCTGCGACACGGTCCTGCAGCAGGTCTCCATCGAAGAGATTCTGGAGGAGCAACGGTTGCAACAGCAATCCAAACAGGAGACGGAGAAAGTCAAAATGCTGGCGCTGAAGGACCGAGGCCTTTCCATACCCAAAGCCGATAACTTAGACGAATACTAA
- the bag4 gene encoding BAG family molecular chaperone regulator 4, with protein sequence MHHHQMQSNRPSTCNSENTNGNWNNTMDAPQYPGYPSHYWYPQSHSAGHYANTYPSGSDVQPQYNPQVMPGGYPNGHGVYSPPQNQYSTSGFHPSNPFYCADTQRPALGQYPNQGCPAEQSSGPSGQPHAQHQHHHYPGPHCQGGPGYPPGAYPHYSEGGHAMPSNPPYPTGQPHHQNPEAWAHSGAYAPPQPQWQPGQQPPQNHYGNPVRPAHPPAWPGTGTGAPPPYQPKDQQHQRAQQVGPKPRPTPSLNPPNGKPAEICSPPQMYNKTGRGEPPPGEPLPSAPAQAPSQAGPHPLSDNPSLAKVQYVMARMLLLQEDVDEFVGRKSDKSYRCLEELLTKELLVLDSVETQGQETVRQARKEAVQRIQAILDRLEKKAF encoded by the exons ATGCATCATCATCAAATGCAGTCAAATCGGCCCTCGACTTGCAACTCGGAAAATACTAACGGGAACTGGAATAACACCATG GATGCTCCTCAGTATCCAGGCTACCCTTCACACTACTGGTATCCTCAGTCTCATTCTGCAGGGCACTATGCAAACACCTATCCCTCGGGATCAGATGTTCAGCCACAGTACAATCCACAG GTAATGCCTGGAGGTTATCCAAATGGCCATGGTGTCTACAGCCCACCACAGAATCAATATTCAACAAGTGGCTTCCACCCATCCAACCCTTTCTACTGTGCGGACACTCAGAGACCGGCTCTAGGTCAGTATCCTAACCAGGGCTGTCCAGCGGAGCAGAGCAGTGGGCCGTCTGGGCAGCCACACGCTCAACACCAACATCATCACTATCCTGGTCCACACTGTCAAGGG GGTCCTGGATATCCTCCTGGAGCGTATCCTCACTACAGTGAAGGAGGTCATGCAATGCCTTCAAACCCCCCATACCCCACTGGCCAACCTCACCACCAAAACCCCGAGGCATGGGCGCACTCTGGAGCGTATGCCCCCCCACAGCCGCAATGGCAGCCAGGCCAGCAACCTCCACAAAACCACTACGGAAATCCTGTCCGTCCAGCGCATCCTCCAGCATGGCCAGGGACTGGAACTGGTGCTCCACCACCTTACCAACCCAAG GACCAACAGCATCAACGTGCCCAACAAGTGGGACCTAAACCCAGGCCGACCCCATCCCTGAATCCCCCCAATGGAAAGCCAGCCGAAATATGTTCACCTCCCCAAATGTACAACAAAACTGGGAGAGGGGAGCCTCCGCCAGGTGAGCCTCTGCCCTCGGCCCCGGCCCAAGCTCCAAGCCAGGCTGGACCTCATCCGCTGAGCGATAACCCCAGCCTCGCGAAGGTCCAATATGTCATGGCCAGAATGCTACTGCTTCAGGAAGATGTTGATGAGTTTGTTGGCAGAAAGTCAGACAAGAGTTATCGTTGTCTGGAGGAACTGCTGACCAAAGAGCTGCTGGTGCTAGACTCTGTGGAGACTCAGGGACAGGAGACTGTCCGGCAAGCCCGAAAGGAGGCTGTGCAGCGGATCCAGGCTATTCTGGACCGGCTGGAGAAGAAAGCCTTCTGA
- the LOC115013560 gene encoding dual specificity protein phosphatase 26-like, translating to MSYTCKLPASWNDQPPPRKVEIDLSSPGLAVFELERLLFTGKAIISHADEVWPRLYIGDQNSAENRADLSKHRVTHILNAAHSKRGVQPHIYEGMEVSYMGIEAHDSCGFDMSVKFQAAADFIHRALSRGGKVLVHCHVGVSRSATLVLAYLMLKHNLSLVEAICAVKDNRGVIPNRGFLRQLIKLDGQLFGTH from the exons ATGTCTTATACATGCAAACTTCCCGCGTCCTGGAATGATCAACCCCCCCCTCGGAAGGTGGAAATTGACCTGAGTTCACCCGGCTTAGCTGTGTTTGAGTTGGAAAGACTCTTGTTTACTGGCAAAGCCATCATCAGTCATGCAGATGAAGTCTGGCCAAGGCTATACATTGGTGACCA AAACAGTGCAGAGAACCGGGCTGATCTATCCAAGCATCGAGTCACGCACATCCTGAATGCAGCTCACAGTAAACGTGGAGTACAGCCACACATCTATGAGGGCATGGAGGTCAGCTACATGGGCATAGAGGCTCATGACTCCTGTGGCTTCGACATGAGCGTCAAATTCCAGGCAGCAGCCGACTTTATCCACAGGGCTCTgagcagaggag GCAAAGTGTTGGTGCACTGTCATGTAGGAGTGAGCCGCTCCGCCACCCTGGTCCTGGCTTACCTGATGCTGAAGCACAACCTGAGCCTCGTGGAGGCTATTTGTGCCGTGAAAGATAACCGGGGTGTCATCCCTAATCGAGGTTTCCTCCGACAGCTCATCAAACTGGATGGCCAGCTCTTTGGCACACACTGA